A window of Chitinophaga sp. MM2321 contains these coding sequences:
- the atpG gene encoding ATP synthase F1 subunit gamma, whose product MSGQLKEVRNRIKSIQSGQQITKAMKMVSAAKLRRAQDAILLMRPYALKLQEMLQNIVSNSEGNIDTPLAAQRAVEKVLIVVVTSDRGLCGAFNSNLIKAAKRVIREKYAEQFEQGKVEIMPIGKKGYDHFLQNGYKVNDKFWQIFTSLSFEHVKEAASVAMNGFIDGTYDAVEIIYSEFKNAATQIFVSEQFLPISKVENQDSSKMKADFIFEPEKEVLVAELMPKILNTQFFKAILDSHASEHGARMTAMDKATENASEMLRSLKISYNRARQAAITTELTEIVSGAAALAG is encoded by the coding sequence ATGTCCGGGCAGCTTAAAGAAGTTCGAAACCGAATCAAATCTATTCAATCTGGTCAGCAGATCACAAAAGCCATGAAAATGGTAAGTGCTGCTAAATTAAGACGTGCACAGGATGCTATCTTGCTGATGCGCCCGTACGCCTTGAAACTCCAGGAAATGTTGCAGAATATTGTTTCCAACAGCGAAGGCAATATTGACACGCCGCTGGCAGCGCAACGTGCAGTTGAAAAAGTGCTGATCGTAGTCGTTACTTCAGACAGGGGCTTGTGCGGCGCCTTCAACTCCAACCTGATCAAAGCAGCTAAACGTGTTATCCGCGAAAAGTATGCAGAACAATTTGAGCAGGGCAAAGTAGAAATTATGCCTATCGGTAAAAAAGGCTATGACCACTTTTTACAGAATGGGTATAAGGTAAACGATAAATTCTGGCAGATCTTTACCAGTCTGAGCTTTGAACACGTAAAAGAAGCTGCTTCCGTAGCGATGAACGGGTTCATTGATGGTACTTATGATGCGGTGGAAATTATTTACAGCGAATTCAAAAACGCTGCTACCCAGATTTTTGTATCAGAGCAGTTCCTGCCTATTTCCAAAGTGGAAAACCAGGATAGCAGCAAAATGAAAGCTGACTTCATCTTCGAACCGGAAAAAGAGGTACTGGTAGCTGAACTGATGCCTAAGATCCTGAATACACAATTCTTCAAAGCCATCCTGGATTCGCATGCTTCCGAGCATGGCGCCCGTATGACTGCTATGGATAAGGCTACAGAAAACGCCAGCGAAATGCTGCGTTCCCTGAAGATCTCTTACAACCGTGCACGTCAGGCCGCCATTACAACGGAGCTGACAGAAATCGTGAGTGGTGCAGCTGCACTGGCGGGTTAA
- the scpB gene encoding SMC-Scp complex subunit ScpB: MEISQLIPHVEALIFAADRPLPMLEILDLLNNALAFLEDRATLDQVEAAMEAIREKYNSEFYAFEVRSSGGGYQFMTKKEYYQTVAQLNGDKFLKRLSTAALETLAIIAYRQPISKGEIEYIRGVSTDYSIQKLLEKELIIISGRSEELPGKPLLYTVSRGFMDYFGINSPADLPKLKELFDEEMVQPTLINDETATIGRGENNTHTPDADTLHAMMVSEEGELLDPDHELDTIERSDYGLMEDEEGATAAEDENAEPDDEIIPFDEFLAAANEEESPATGTDEPATDEEITDEETEEEEDDDDGDNDDDDDDEEDDEEDDDEDEEDKEDEDKEEDDNKQ, from the coding sequence ATGGAAATATCACAGCTTATCCCGCATGTGGAAGCACTTATTTTTGCAGCCGACAGGCCACTACCAATGCTGGAAATATTGGATTTGCTGAATAATGCACTGGCCTTCCTGGAAGACCGCGCCACGCTGGACCAGGTTGAGGCAGCGATGGAAGCCATCCGGGAAAAATACAACTCCGAATTTTATGCTTTTGAAGTACGGAGCAGCGGCGGCGGCTATCAGTTCATGACCAAAAAAGAATATTACCAGACCGTTGCCCAGTTGAACGGCGATAAATTCCTGAAAAGGTTATCTACCGCAGCACTGGAAACACTGGCGATCATCGCTTACCGGCAACCTATTTCCAAGGGGGAAATTGAATATATCCGTGGTGTGAGTACCGATTATTCTATTCAGAAATTACTGGAAAAGGAACTGATCATTATTTCCGGCCGTAGTGAGGAACTACCCGGAAAGCCTTTGCTGTACACTGTTTCCCGCGGGTTTATGGATTATTTTGGTATCAACTCCCCGGCAGATCTGCCAAAACTCAAAGAGCTTTTCGACGAGGAAATGGTGCAGCCTACCCTTATCAACGATGAAACCGCTACCATTGGTCGCGGTGAAAACAATACACATACCCCCGATGCCGATACCTTACATGCCATGATGGTATCCGAAGAAGGCGAGCTACTGGACCCCGATCACGAACTGGATACCATTGAAAGATCCGATTACGGCCTGATGGAAGACGAAGAAGGAGCTACCGCTGCAGAGGATGAAAACGCGGAACCCGATGATGAAATCATCCCGTTCGATGAATTCCTGGCCGCTGCAAATGAAGAGGAATCTCCCGCCACCGGTACAGACGAACCGGCAACGGATGAAGAAATTACAGACGAAGAAACGGAGGAGGAGGAAGACGATGATGACGGTGATAACGATGATGATGATGATGACGAGGAAGATGACGAGGAAGATGATGATGAGGATGAAGAAGATAAAGAAGATGAGGATAAAGAAGAAGATGATAACAAGCAATAA
- a CDS encoding purine-nucleoside phosphorylase — protein sequence MNLLLQQITAATDYLQSLSFGQPRVGVVLGTGLGELVNHIRIAHSIPYQQIPHFPESTVESHKGHLIFGYIGDTPIVAMQGRFHYYEGYTMQQITFPVRVMKALGVQQLLLSNAAGGMNPAYKKGDLILLNDHINMQPENPLRGLNSPAFGPRFPDMSCPYDPQLGTKLQAVAAAQGGALQSGVYVSVMGPNLETRAEYRFLRMIGADLVGMSTVPEVIVANQLQLPCAAVSVVTDECDPDNLHPVSIEEIIAVAGMADKKLSSIFAGVIAGL from the coding sequence ATGAACCTGTTACTGCAACAAATAACTGCGGCTACTGATTACCTGCAATCCCTTTCTTTCGGGCAACCGCGTGTAGGCGTAGTGCTGGGCACCGGTTTAGGTGAGCTGGTAAATCATATCAGAATAGCCCATAGTATTCCTTATCAGCAAATACCACATTTCCCTGAATCTACAGTAGAGTCACATAAAGGGCATCTTATTTTCGGATATATCGGGGATACCCCCATAGTGGCCATGCAGGGACGCTTTCATTATTATGAAGGGTATACCATGCAACAAATTACATTTCCGGTGCGGGTGATGAAGGCATTAGGCGTTCAACAACTGCTGCTCAGTAATGCTGCCGGCGGAATGAATCCTGCTTATAAAAAAGGGGATCTTATTTTATTGAACGACCATATTAATATGCAACCGGAAAACCCGCTGCGCGGCCTTAATTCGCCCGCATTCGGGCCCCGTTTCCCTGATATGAGCTGTCCCTATGATCCGCAGCTGGGCACAAAACTACAGGCCGTAGCTGCCGCCCAGGGTGGCGCATTGCAATCCGGTGTATACGTATCCGTTATGGGGCCCAACCTGGAAACCAGGGCAGAATACCGTTTCCTCCGTATGATCGGCGCCGACCTCGTAGGCATGAGTACCGTGCCGGAAGTGATTGTGGCTAACCAGCTGCAACTACCGTGTGCAGCGGTTTCTGTTGTTACAGATGAATGCGATCCCGATAACCTGCACCCCGTTTCTATCGAAGAAATTATTGCCGTAGCCGGAATGGCAGATAAAAAACTGAGCAGTATTTTTGCCGGCGTCATCGCAGGATTATAA
- a CDS encoding SDR family oxidoreductase, which yields MIKIYTDKVILITGASSGIGRELALLLAKEKARLILAARNRETLEAVRSACLAHTPHCEVLVMDVTNETQVNEGAQQAIRFFGKIDVLVNNAGVTQRSKLIDTPVSAVRQLMEVNFFGPVMLTKALLPHFREQQSGQIIVISSMAGLMGYPWRSGYNAAKHALQGYFETLQTEQPIPRLYTTLICPGRIHTPITYAAITASGEPYGKMDPGQAKGIPVAVCAQRILKAMHTRKKLVLIAREERILLWFKRFFPVLFYLIARKGN from the coding sequence ATCATAAAGATCTATACAGATAAAGTAATACTTATTACAGGCGCCAGCTCCGGGATAGGCCGGGAGCTGGCGCTTTTGCTGGCAAAAGAAAAAGCGCGGCTGATCCTCGCTGCCCGCAACCGGGAAACGCTGGAAGCCGTACGCAGCGCCTGTCTTGCACATACACCTCATTGCGAAGTGCTGGTGATGGATGTTACCAATGAAACCCAGGTAAATGAAGGCGCCCAACAAGCCATCCGTTTTTTTGGTAAAATAGATGTGCTGGTAAATAATGCCGGTGTTACACAACGGTCCAAACTTATAGATACGCCGGTAAGTGCTGTAAGGCAACTGATGGAAGTCAATTTCTTTGGTCCGGTGATGCTCACCAAAGCATTGCTGCCGCATTTCCGGGAGCAGCAGTCGGGCCAGATCATTGTGATCAGCAGCATGGCCGGTTTAATGGGCTATCCCTGGCGCTCCGGTTACAATGCCGCCAAACATGCACTGCAAGGATACTTTGAGACACTGCAAACAGAACAACCTATCCCCCGCTTATATACCACGCTGATTTGTCCGGGCCGTATTCACACGCCCATCACCTATGCCGCCATCACTGCCAGCGGCGAGCCATACGGTAAAATGGACCCCGGCCAGGCAAAAGGTATTCCCGTAGCCGTATGCGCCCAACGCATCCTAAAGGCCATGCATACACGTAAAAAACTGGTACTGATTGCGAGGGAAGAAAGGATACTTCTCTGGTTTAAAAGATTTTTTCCGGTCCTGTTTTACCTGATTGCACGCAAAGGGAATTAA
- a CDS encoding DUF1080 domain-containing protein, producing MNKSILKIALCAALMLGASGAYAQKAKSLFNGKNLDGWKIYGTEKWYVDKGELICESGPDKEYGYLGTDKEFKNFELTVQFKQEANGNSGVFFHSSLDGTKIAGWQAEVAPPGMHTGGIYESYGRGWLIQPDKEKEQYLKMGEWNTMKVRVSGDVVTTWLNGHEMITLKDDKIGAASGQIALQIHSGGGIKVRWKNIKIVELKS from the coding sequence ATGAATAAATCCATTTTAAAAATCGCCCTTTGCGCAGCCCTTATGTTGGGCGCCAGTGGTGCTTATGCACAAAAAGCCAAATCATTGTTTAACGGAAAGAATCTCGACGGCTGGAAAATATACGGTACAGAGAAATGGTACGTGGATAAAGGTGAATTGATTTGCGAAAGCGGTCCAGATAAGGAATACGGCTATCTCGGCACCGACAAGGAATTCAAAAATTTTGAGCTTACCGTACAGTTCAAACAGGAAGCCAACGGCAACAGCGGTGTATTCTTCCACTCTTCACTGGATGGTACCAAGATCGCAGGCTGGCAGGCAGAAGTAGCGCCTCCGGGCATGCACACCGGCGGTATCTACGAGTCTTATGGCCGCGGATGGCTGATACAGCCTGACAAGGAAAAAGAACAATACCTGAAAATGGGCGAATGGAATACCATGAAAGTGCGTGTATCCGGCGACGTTGTTACCACCTGGCTGAATGGTCATGAAATGATCACCCTGAAAGATGATAAAATAGGCGCTGCCAGCGGACAGATAGCCTTGCAGATTCACTCTGGCGGTGGTATCAAAGTAAGATGGAAGAACATTAAGATCGTAGAGTTAAAATCATAA
- the rny gene encoding ribonuclease Y, with the protein MDVTLYTTIAAVVALILGIVLGKVIFAKNTQQKIEDAEQQAKKIIADGQISAENLKKDRLLEAKEKFLQLKSEHEKEVLQRTQKLVESENRIKQKEQGLNQKNDQLQKQLNENDAIKETLNRQMELVTIKRTELEKHQEEHIRRLEKVAGLTAEEAKHQLVESLKEEARSQALSHIQEIIEDAKLKANKEAKKIIIQSIQRTAAEQTIENTITVFTLESDEIKGQIIGREGRNIRAIEAATGVDLIVDDTPEAIVLSSFDPLRREIARLSLQRLVQDGRIHPARIEEVVEKTKKQLEEQVMDIGERTVIELGIHGLHKELVRLVGKMRFRSSYGQNLLMHSKETANLCAVMAAELGLNPKLAKRAGLLHDIGKVPDEETELSHALLGAKLAEKYGEHAAVVNAIGAHHDEMEMQYVISPIVQACDAISGARPGARREIMQSYLQRIKDLENLALAHDGVEKAYAIQAGRELRIIVESDKVSDNDADRLSFEIANKIQTEMQYPGQIKVTVIREKRAVNIAR; encoded by the coding sequence ATGGATGTTACACTTTATACGACAATAGCTGCTGTAGTGGCATTGATCTTAGGGATAGTGCTAGGTAAGGTGATATTTGCCAAAAATACACAGCAAAAAATCGAAGACGCTGAGCAACAGGCTAAAAAGATCATAGCCGATGGCCAGATCAGCGCCGAAAACCTGAAAAAAGACAGGTTACTTGAAGCCAAAGAGAAATTCCTGCAATTAAAAAGCGAGCACGAGAAAGAAGTATTGCAGCGTACACAGAAACTGGTTGAATCAGAAAACCGGATCAAACAGAAGGAACAGGGACTCAATCAGAAAAACGATCAGCTTCAGAAGCAATTAAATGAAAATGATGCGATCAAGGAAACGCTGAACCGACAAATGGAACTGGTAACCATTAAGCGTACCGAACTCGAAAAACACCAGGAAGAGCATATCCGCCGCCTCGAAAAAGTAGCTGGTCTGACAGCAGAAGAAGCCAAACACCAACTGGTAGAAAGCCTGAAAGAAGAAGCCCGCTCACAGGCACTCTCGCACATCCAGGAAATCATCGAAGACGCCAAGTTAAAGGCCAACAAGGAAGCGAAAAAAATCATCATACAATCTATTCAGCGTACCGCTGCCGAGCAAACCATCGAGAACACCATCACCGTATTTACGCTGGAAAGCGATGAAATAAAAGGTCAGATCATTGGTAGGGAAGGACGTAATATCCGTGCCATCGAAGCCGCTACCGGTGTAGATCTGATCGTAGATGACACCCCTGAAGCCATCGTATTATCTTCCTTCGACCCGTTGCGCCGCGAAATTGCCCGTTTGTCACTCCAACGCCTGGTACAGGATGGACGTATCCACCCTGCACGTATTGAGGAAGTGGTAGAAAAAACCAAGAAACAACTGGAAGAACAGGTAATGGACATCGGTGAAAGAACCGTGATCGAACTTGGAATCCATGGCCTCCATAAAGAACTGGTACGTTTGGTAGGTAAGATGCGTTTCCGCTCCTCCTACGGACAAAACCTGCTCATGCACTCCAAAGAAACCGCTAACCTTTGCGCGGTAATGGCTGCTGAGCTGGGACTGAATCCCAAACTGGCCAAACGCGCAGGCTTACTGCATGATATTGGTAAAGTCCCGGATGAAGAAACTGAACTGAGCCACGCCCTCCTCGGTGCTAAACTGGCTGAGAAATATGGTGAGCATGCCGCAGTTGTAAATGCTATCGGCGCCCACCACGATGAAATGGAAATGCAGTATGTTATTTCCCCCATCGTTCAGGCCTGTGATGCCATCAGCGGCGCCCGTCCAGGTGCCCGCCGTGAAATCATGCAAAGCTACCTGCAACGTATCAAGGATCTGGAAAACCTCGCCCTCGCCCACGACGGTGTGGAAAAAGCGTACGCTATCCAGGCTGGCAGGGAATTACGTATCATCGTAGAAAGCGATAAAGTATCAGATAATGATGCCGACCGCCTGTCTTTCGAGATTGCCAACAAGATCCAGACTGAAATGCAATACCCCGGACAGATCAAAGTAACGGTGATCCGTGAAAAGAGAGCCGTAAATATTGCCCGGTAA
- a CDS encoding cell division protein ZapA has translation MDQLIPINIIVADRSYRIKIKPEEEEELRRIMKEVNEKIIDFKTSYAGKDLQDYIAMALIMYATHPVTSGGKAQAITAPFLQEKLEKLEEIINQALG, from the coding sequence ATGGATCAACTCATTCCTATCAATATTATCGTTGCAGACCGCTCTTACCGGATCAAGATAAAACCGGAAGAAGAAGAAGAGCTACGCCGTATTATGAAAGAAGTGAATGAGAAGATCATTGATTTTAAGACTTCTTATGCTGGTAAAGACCTGCAAGACTATATTGCCATGGCCCTCATCATGTATGCAACTCACCCCGTTACCAGCGGAGGTAAAGCACAAGCTATTACGGCGCCCTTCCTCCAGGAGAAACTGGAAAAGCTGGAAGAAATCATCAACCAGGCATTGGGTTAA
- the pheT gene encoding phenylalanine--tRNA ligase subunit beta — protein sequence MTISYNWLCDYLPVKPTPEELSTILTRIGLEVESLEKFEAVKGSLAGLVIGEVLTAEQHPNADKLRLTTVNTGNGAPLHIVCGAPNVAVGQKVVVAPIGVTIYPIGGEPLTMKKAKIRGEESQGMICAEDEIGLGNSHDGIMVLDAALQPGTPASEVFRPAQDHIFEIGLTPNRMDAMSHVGVAKDVCAFLNNIEHTHKYQVILPEIKALPVAATPLAISVTIENTDACPRYSGISITGVQVAPSPEWLKTHLEAIGVRPINNIVDITNFILHETGQPLHAFDAAAVKGNAVVVKNLPQGTPFITLDEKERKLDETDLMICNGAGEGMCIAGVFGGIHSGVTDTTQNIFLESAFFSAGGIRTTSFRHGLRTDAASRFEKGVDISNVVFALQRAASLICELAGGKAASEIIDIYPVVKHKTEVTTTYAYIRKLSGSNYPAEKIKNILRSLGFNILSETAEGLRVSVPYSKPDISLPADLVEEVMRIDGLDNIEIPSRVTISPAISAQPDGEKVKEKISDYLAGNGFNEIFTNSITNSKYFTPEVLEHTVKMMNSLTVELDIMRPSMLETGLESISYNLNRKNEDLFFFEFGKTYRVKEKGYGETNHLVLYLTGKKTAETWMHKASPVDFYFLKGFVSNILRQLGYSNLQWVESTDPGLQPAWEIKVKNQVVVTLGGVTTQKLKQFDIRQPVWYATFNWDKILGLLQKSDNFYKEISRFPAVRRDLALVLDKEVKFAAVEAAARTVKSQLLQEINLFDVFESEKLGANKKSYAVSFTFLDTQKTLTDKEIDGVMDKLVKTFETQLQAEIRR from the coding sequence ATGACGATTTCATACAACTGGCTTTGTGATTATTTACCAGTAAAGCCTACACCGGAGGAACTATCCACTATTTTAACACGTATAGGCCTGGAAGTGGAAAGCCTCGAAAAATTTGAAGCGGTGAAGGGTAGTCTGGCAGGATTGGTGATAGGTGAAGTACTGACCGCAGAACAACACCCCAACGCAGATAAGCTGAGGCTCACAACAGTTAATACCGGCAACGGAGCGCCCCTCCATATTGTATGTGGCGCGCCCAATGTGGCCGTTGGACAAAAAGTAGTGGTAGCCCCTATCGGCGTCACTATCTATCCCATTGGCGGCGAGCCGCTGACCATGAAAAAAGCAAAGATCCGTGGGGAAGAAAGCCAGGGCATGATTTGCGCTGAAGATGAAATCGGGCTGGGCAATAGTCACGACGGCATTATGGTGCTGGACGCGGCTTTACAACCAGGTACCCCTGCCAGCGAAGTATTCCGGCCTGCCCAGGACCATATCTTCGAAATTGGTCTTACCCCCAATCGCATGGACGCTATGAGTCATGTCGGCGTGGCGAAAGATGTTTGCGCTTTCCTTAATAATATAGAACATACCCATAAATACCAGGTAATACTGCCGGAAATAAAGGCGCTGCCCGTTGCAGCTACTCCTTTAGCCATCAGCGTTACTATCGAAAATACAGATGCCTGCCCGCGGTACAGCGGAATCAGCATCACCGGTGTACAGGTAGCCCCTTCGCCGGAATGGCTAAAAACACATCTTGAAGCCATCGGTGTTCGTCCTATTAATAACATCGTGGATATTACCAACTTCATCCTGCACGAAACAGGTCAGCCCCTGCATGCTTTTGATGCAGCGGCGGTAAAAGGGAATGCAGTAGTAGTAAAAAATCTCCCGCAGGGTACTCCTTTTATAACACTGGATGAGAAAGAAAGAAAGCTGGACGAAACAGACCTCATGATCTGCAACGGCGCCGGCGAAGGCATGTGTATTGCCGGTGTATTTGGCGGCATCCATTCCGGTGTAACCGATACCACACAAAATATTTTCCTGGAAAGCGCCTTTTTCAGCGCCGGTGGTATCCGTACCACTTCTTTCCGTCATGGACTGCGTACAGACGCCGCTTCCCGCTTTGAAAAAGGAGTGGATATTTCCAATGTTGTATTTGCACTGCAACGCGCTGCCTCCCTCATCTGTGAGCTGGCCGGCGGTAAAGCAGCTTCGGAGATCATTGATATTTATCCCGTAGTAAAACACAAAACGGAGGTCACCACTACGTATGCCTATATACGTAAACTCAGTGGCAGTAACTATCCTGCTGAAAAAATCAAAAATATTCTGCGCAGCCTCGGCTTCAATATCCTCTCTGAAACAGCGGAAGGACTCCGTGTATCCGTGCCGTATAGCAAGCCGGATATCAGTCTGCCTGCCGATCTCGTAGAGGAAGTGATGCGTATAGATGGCCTGGACAATATAGAAATCCCGTCCCGGGTAACGATCTCTCCCGCTATTTCCGCTCAGCCGGACGGAGAAAAAGTAAAGGAGAAAATCAGCGATTACCTGGCAGGCAACGGTTTTAATGAGATCTTCACCAACTCCATTACCAACAGCAAATACTTTACGCCCGAAGTACTGGAGCATACCGTGAAAATGATGAACAGTCTCACCGTGGAACTGGATATTATGCGTCCTTCCATGCTGGAAACCGGTTTGGAGAGTATTTCCTATAACCTGAACCGTAAAAATGAAGACCTGTTCTTCTTTGAATTTGGTAAAACATACCGGGTAAAAGAGAAAGGCTACGGTGAAACCAATCACTTGGTACTGTATCTCACCGGTAAAAAAACAGCTGAAACCTGGATGCACAAAGCCAGCCCGGTAGATTTCTATTTCCTGAAAGGTTTTGTCAGCAATATCCTGCGCCAGCTGGGCTATAGCAACCTGCAATGGGTGGAAAGTACCGATCCGGGGCTGCAACCAGCCTGGGAAATCAAGGTAAAAAACCAGGTAGTGGTCACCCTTGGCGGCGTAACTACACAGAAACTGAAACAGTTCGATATCCGGCAGCCGGTATGGTATGCCACTTTTAATTGGGATAAAATACTGGGACTCTTGCAAAAAAGTGATAACTTTTACAAGGAAATATCCCGCTTCCCTGCCGTTCGCCGCGATCTGGCACTGGTACTTGACAAGGAGGTTAAATTTGCTGCTGTGGAAGCAGCTGCACGGACCGTAAAGTCGCAGCTGTTGCAGGAAATAAATCTTTTCGATGTGTTTGAGAGCGAGAAACTGGGGGCGAACAAAAAATCCTATGCAGTGAGCTTTACCTTTCTGGATACACAGAAAACACTTACTGACAAGGAGATTGACGGGGTAATGGACAAATTGGTTAAAACATTTGAAACGCAGTTACAAGCGGAAATAAGAAGATAA
- the dnaB gene encoding replicative DNA helicase, whose translation MDLNLKKDRNVRRKPSIEVSSLVYGKIPPQAKELEEAVLGAVMLEKGAFDIVIEILKGECFYVEAHQLIFSAMTRLAAKSMPVDILTVTEELKSMGSLEAIGGPFTVMKLTNAVVSSANIEAHARIILQKFIQRELIRISGEILTESYEDTADVFDLLDSAESKLFEITNNHLRKNYDSIDRVLVNTMKRIEDLRNKGDDITGVPSGFPSLDAVTYGWQSTDLIIIAARPSVGKTAFALNLARNAALHPRFPKGAAIFSLEMSSGQIVQRILSAESEIKLEKISRGKLEEYEMKKLMTHGIERLAKAPIFIDDTPALNIFELRAKCRRLVHNHGVGVIIIDYLQLMSGSSDGRGTNREQEISKISRDLKGLAKELQVPVIALSQLSRDVEKRKDGNKMPQLSDLRESGAIEQDADMVMFLYRPEYYEINTNEMGESNKGETHVRIAKHRNGQLDTIKLRAVLEFQRFEDDGSLENPGGGSPFAGIRQQHSGGGNDEAKLYIQKGSKMNDMNFDEGFEDAPF comes from the coding sequence ATGGATCTCAATCTTAAGAAAGACCGCAATGTGCGTAGAAAACCGTCCATTGAAGTGTCATCCTTGGTGTATGGCAAGATACCACCACAGGCTAAAGAATTGGAAGAAGCTGTTTTGGGAGCCGTAATGCTGGAGAAAGGTGCTTTTGATATTGTAATTGAAATATTGAAAGGCGAATGTTTTTATGTAGAAGCACACCAGCTGATATTTTCCGCCATGACAAGACTGGCGGCCAAATCAATGCCGGTAGACATTCTCACCGTTACAGAAGAACTCAAATCAATGGGTTCCCTGGAAGCAATAGGTGGTCCGTTTACGGTCATGAAACTTACCAATGCGGTTGTGTCTTCTGCAAATATAGAAGCACACGCGCGTATCATCCTGCAAAAATTCATTCAGCGTGAACTGATCAGGATTTCCGGTGAAATCCTGACGGAGTCGTATGAAGATACCGCCGATGTATTTGACCTGCTCGACAGCGCAGAGTCAAAACTGTTTGAGATCACGAATAATCACTTACGGAAAAACTATGATTCTATTGACCGCGTCCTGGTAAATACCATGAAGCGGATCGAAGATCTGCGTAATAAAGGAGATGATATTACAGGGGTGCCTTCGGGCTTCCCGTCGCTGGATGCGGTTACCTATGGCTGGCAATCAACGGATCTGATCATCATTGCGGCACGTCCGTCTGTGGGTAAGACCGCTTTTGCCCTGAACCTGGCGCGTAATGCGGCGCTGCATCCCCGCTTCCCGAAAGGCGCGGCAATCTTCTCTTTGGAAATGTCCTCCGGTCAGATTGTACAACGTATCCTCTCGGCCGAATCGGAGATAAAACTGGAAAAGATTTCGCGTGGTAAACTGGAAGAGTATGAAATGAAGAAGCTGATGACCCATGGTATTGAACGCCTGGCCAAAGCTCCTATCTTCATTGATGATACACCGGCGCTCAACATCTTTGAACTACGCGCCAAATGCCGCAGGCTCGTACACAACCACGGCGTAGGCGTGATCATCATTGACTACCTGCAGCTGATGAGTGGTAGCAGCGATGGACGCGGTACTAACCGTGAACAGGAGATCAGTAAGATCTCCCGCGATCTGAAAGGGCTCGCAAAGGAATTGCAGGTACCGGTTATCGCCCTGTCGCAGTTGAGCCGTGATGTGGAAAAACGTAAAGACGGTAACAAGATGCCGCAGTTGAGTGATCTCCGTGAATCCGGCGCGATTGAGCAGGATGCGGACATGGTAATGTTCCTTTATCGTCCTGAATACTACGAAATCAATACCAATGAAATGGGTGAATCCAACAAAGGAGAAACCCACGTTCGTATAGCCAAGCACCGTAACGGTCAGCTGGACACTATCAAACTCAGGGCTGTATTGGAATTCCAACGCTTTGAAGATGATGGCAGCCTTGAAAACCCCGGTGGTGGCAGTCCCTTCGCAGGTATCCGTCAGCAGCATAGCGGCGGCGGTAATGATGAGGCGAAACTGTATATACAGAAAGGGTCCAAGATGAATGATATGAACTTCGATGAAGGCTTTGAAGATGCACCATTTTAG